One genomic region from Streptomyces sp. Li-HN-5-11 encodes:
- a CDS encoding Ig-like domain-containing protein has translation MTNSKRRRGLMAASTLLGGVLVLSACSGSSDAAGKGNGETSQAKADQAAAQEASEAQIKITPGNGSDKASINNSGVTVTKGTLTGVTMTTNDGKAVPGRISADKTSWKPSAQLDRATTYKVAATAVDSKGRAAHENATFTTVAPANSFIGTFTPDNGATVGVGMPVSINFDKAITNKAAVQKGITVTSSSGQEVACHWFGVQRMDCRPEQYWKENSTVTLKLSLDGVEGAQGVYGVQQKTVTFHIGRNQVSYVDAKTKQMKVTQDGKVVKTIPISAGSPEHTTYQGQMVISEKFVQTRMNGATVGFKDSDGKGEYDIKDVPHAMRLTSSGTFIHGNYWGAPSVFGNVNTSHGCVGLQDKKGANDPNTPAAWFYSHSLIGDVVVVSNTGDKTVAPDNGLNGWNMSWAQWKAGSAA, from the coding sequence ATGACGAACAGTAAGCGGCGCAGGGGCCTGATGGCCGCGTCGACACTGCTCGGCGGTGTACTGGTGCTCTCGGCCTGTTCCGGCAGCAGCGACGCGGCCGGCAAGGGCAATGGCGAGACCTCACAGGCCAAGGCCGACCAGGCCGCGGCCCAGGAGGCGTCCGAGGCCCAGATCAAGATCACACCAGGCAACGGCTCCGACAAGGCCTCGATCAACAACTCCGGCGTCACGGTGACCAAGGGCACCCTGACGGGCGTCACCATGACCACGAACGACGGCAAGGCCGTCCCGGGTCGGATATCCGCCGACAAGACGAGCTGGAAGCCCAGCGCCCAGCTGGACCGGGCCACCACCTACAAGGTCGCCGCGACCGCCGTGGACTCCAAGGGCCGCGCCGCCCACGAGAACGCCACCTTCACCACGGTCGCCCCCGCGAACAGCTTCATCGGCACCTTCACGCCGGACAACGGCGCCACGGTCGGTGTCGGCATGCCCGTGTCGATCAACTTCGACAAGGCGATCACCAACAAGGCGGCCGTCCAGAAGGGCATCACCGTCACCTCCTCCAGCGGCCAGGAGGTCGCCTGCCACTGGTTCGGCGTCCAGCGCATGGACTGCCGTCCCGAGCAGTACTGGAAGGAGAACTCCACCGTCACGCTGAAGCTCTCCCTCGACGGCGTCGAGGGAGCCCAGGGCGTCTACGGCGTCCAGCAGAAGACGGTCACCTTCCACATCGGCCGCAACCAGGTCTCCTACGTCGACGCGAAGACCAAGCAGATGAAGGTCACGCAGGACGGCAAGGTCGTCAAGACCATCCCGATCTCCGCCGGCTCCCCGGAACACACCACCTACCAGGGCCAGATGGTGATCTCCGAGAAGTTCGTCCAGACCCGGATGAACGGTGCGACGGTCGGCTTCAAGGACTCCGACGGCAAGGGCGAGTACGACATCAAGGACGTGCCGCACGCCATGCGCCTGACCAGCTCCGGCACCTTCATCCACGGCAACTACTGGGGCGCGCCGTCCGTCTTCGGCAACGTCAACACCAGCCACGGCTGCGTGGGCCTGCAGGACAAGAAGGGCGCGAACGACCCGAACACCCCGGCCGCGTGGTTCTACAGCCACTCGCTCATCGGTGACGTCGTGGTCGTCTCCAACACCGGCGACAAGACCGTCGCCCCCGACAACGGCCTCAACGGCTGGAACATGAGCTGGGCGCAGTGGAAGGCCGGTTCGGCCGCCTGA
- a CDS encoding ABC transporter permease has translation MFFTYLRRELRRRRKAALVVASGLALGIALVIVVDSVSNGMGKAQDKVLQSLYGLGTDMTVTKAATATSGDAQRPRFQFDARNNGDSSTQSSDRVRVQGFTTLPVSTVSEVAGQKGVSSAVGGLSLSVVRVNGQFTRGQFQQQNGGSGGEGGRFRGGQSPQGRVEGGGADFDVNQYTVYGTDVAKPALGPLTSSKITSGRTFKTTETDAKVAVADSAYAKEKQLKVGSTVTIKNVKYQVIGIATADSGDAAANLYVPLQQAQTLSDNKDKVTTIYVKAADSQQIDAVKSAIQKNVSGTTVTTSADLAKTVSGSLSTASSLAANVGKWLSIAVLVAAFLVAGLLTSSAVSRRVREFGTLKALGWKSGRVTRQVVGEAVVNGLVGGVLGIALGLAGAYAVTAISPTLQAQLGVSGGSGRFGGGGFGGGGFAGPGRQAAKSLEVALTAPVSLTTIALAVGLAVAGGLIAGAFGGWRASRLRPADALRRVE, from the coding sequence ATGTTCTTCACCTACCTGAGGCGCGAACTGCGCCGCCGCAGAAAGGCGGCCCTCGTCGTCGCCTCCGGACTCGCCCTGGGCATCGCACTGGTCATCGTGGTCGACTCGGTGTCCAACGGCATGGGCAAGGCGCAGGACAAGGTCCTCCAGTCGCTGTACGGGCTGGGCACGGACATGACCGTCACCAAGGCGGCCACGGCGACGTCCGGCGACGCGCAGCGGCCGCGGTTCCAGTTCGACGCGCGCAACAACGGCGACAGTTCGACGCAGAGCAGTGACCGGGTCCGGGTCCAGGGCTTCACCACCCTGCCCGTCTCGACGGTGAGCGAGGTCGCCGGCCAGAAGGGCGTGTCCTCCGCCGTCGGCGGGCTCAGCCTCAGTGTGGTGAGGGTCAACGGCCAGTTCACCCGCGGCCAGTTCCAGCAGCAGAACGGCGGCAGCGGCGGGGAGGGCGGCCGGTTCCGCGGCGGGCAGTCCCCGCAGGGCCGCGTCGAGGGCGGCGGCGCCGACTTCGACGTCAACCAGTACACCGTCTACGGCACCGACGTCGCCAAACCGGCGCTCGGCCCGCTGACCTCCTCGAAGATCACCAGCGGCCGTACCTTCAAGACGACGGAGACCGACGCCAAGGTCGCCGTCGCCGACTCGGCGTACGCCAAGGAGAAGCAGCTCAAGGTCGGCAGCACGGTCACCATCAAGAACGTCAAGTACCAGGTGATCGGCATCGCGACAGCCGACAGCGGGGACGCGGCGGCCAACCTCTACGTCCCGCTCCAACAGGCCCAGACGCTCAGTGACAACAAGGACAAGGTCACCACGATCTACGTCAAGGCGGCCGACTCGCAGCAGATCGACGCCGTCAAGAGCGCCATCCAGAAGAACGTCTCCGGGACGACGGTCACCACCTCGGCCGACCTCGCCAAGACCGTCTCCGGCTCCCTGTCCACCGCCTCCAGCCTGGCCGCCAACGTCGGCAAGTGGCTGTCCATCGCGGTACTCGTGGCGGCGTTCCTGGTCGCTGGTCTGCTCACCTCCTCGGCGGTCTCCCGCCGGGTGCGCGAGTTCGGCACGCTCAAGGCGCTGGGCTGGAAGTCGGGCCGGGTGACCCGGCAGGTGGTCGGCGAGGCCGTCGTCAACGGACTGGTCGGCGGCGTCCTCGGTATCGCGCTCGGCCTGGCGGGCGCGTACGCGGTGACCGCCATCAGCCCGACGCTGCAGGCACAGCTCGGAGTCTCCGGCGGGAGCGGGCGCTTCGGCGGCGGCGGTTTCGGAGGCGGTGGCTTCGCGGGCCCCGGCCGGCAGGCCGCGAAGTCCCTCGAAGTCGCGCTGACCGCGCCGGTCAGCCTCACCACCATCGCCCTCGCGGTCGGCCTCGCCGTGGCCGGCGGCCTGATCGCGGGCGCGTTCGGCGGCTGGCGGGCGTCGCGACTGCGCCCGGCGGACGCGCTGCGGCGCGTCGAGTAG
- a CDS encoding ABC transporter ATP-binding protein translates to MYELTGVTKRYTRGKEAVHALDGVDLTIGDGDRLVIQGPTGGGKSTLLQMLGGLDRPTSGEVFLDGTDLARLSEARLTRVRSENIGFVFQSFNLIPTLTAQENVETALVPLGVKPRVRRERAAEALESVGLGERLGHLPGEMSGGQQQRVAIARALVKQPKVLLADEPTGNLDESMRDEIMDVLERMWKEHGLTFVMVTHDSTIAKKAPRVATIRKGRITVKENTGA, encoded by the coding sequence ATGTACGAACTCACAGGCGTCACCAAGCGCTACACGCGCGGCAAGGAAGCCGTCCACGCCCTCGACGGCGTCGACCTGACCATCGGCGACGGCGACCGGCTGGTCATCCAGGGCCCCACCGGCGGCGGCAAGTCGACGCTGCTGCAGATGCTCGGCGGCCTGGACCGGCCCACCTCCGGCGAGGTCTTCCTCGACGGCACCGACCTGGCCCGGCTGTCCGAGGCCAGACTCACCAGGGTGCGCAGCGAGAACATCGGCTTCGTCTTCCAGTCCTTCAACCTGATCCCGACGCTGACCGCCCAGGAGAACGTCGAGACCGCCCTCGTACCGCTCGGGGTGAAGCCGAGGGTCCGGCGCGAACGGGCCGCCGAGGCCCTGGAGTCGGTGGGTCTCGGCGAGCGTCTCGGGCACCTGCCGGGCGAGATGTCCGGCGGCCAGCAGCAGCGCGTCGCCATCGCCCGCGCCCTGGTCAAGCAGCCGAAGGTACTGCTCGCCGACGAACCCACCGGCAACCTCGACGAGTCCATGCGCGACGAGATCATGGACGTACTCGAACGCATGTGGAAGGAACACGGGTTGACCTTCGTCATGGTCACCCACGACTCCACCATCGCCAAGAAGGCCCCCCGCGTGGCGACCATCCGCAAGGGGCGCATCACCGTGAAGGAGAACACGGGCGCGTAG
- a CDS encoding helix-turn-helix transcriptional regulator, protein MDDQPETGQGQGREQSPGQEHGHRPEQEQEQEQGPADTAGGLDRRAELGEFLRTRRARLQPEDVGLPHYGRQRRVPGLRREELAQLAGVSAAYYTRLEQGNGRNVSAEVLDSIARALRLTDAEHAHLTHLAKPKHKKKQVARTQHVRPALRQLLDAMDGVPAYIVGRRAELLAWNRMAAAVFGDWSELPVSERNWARMIFLKPDYRDLYVDWEQKAIDVVCALRMEAGCYPDDPRLSALVGELSVKSEDFRRLWATHDVKEKSHGVKRLRHPLVGELALQYQSFRLADDADQSMVAYHAERDSSSADALRLLASWGADATRAGTTG, encoded by the coding sequence ATGGACGATCAGCCCGAGACCGGACAGGGCCAGGGACGCGAGCAGAGCCCCGGACAGGAACACGGACACCGGCCCGAACAGGAACAGGAACAGGAACAGGGACCGGCGGACACCGCCGGGGGGCTGGACCGGCGTGCCGAGCTCGGTGAGTTCCTGCGCACCCGCCGCGCCCGGCTGCAGCCGGAGGACGTCGGGCTGCCGCACTACGGACGGCAGCGGCGGGTCCCCGGGCTGCGCCGCGAGGAGCTGGCGCAGCTGGCCGGCGTGTCGGCGGCGTACTACACGCGCCTGGAGCAGGGCAACGGGCGCAACGTCTCGGCCGAGGTCCTGGACTCCATCGCCCGTGCCCTCCGGCTGACCGATGCCGAGCACGCCCACCTGACGCATCTGGCGAAGCCCAAGCACAAGAAGAAGCAGGTGGCGCGGACGCAGCACGTGCGCCCCGCGCTGCGGCAGCTGCTGGACGCGATGGACGGGGTGCCGGCGTACATCGTGGGACGGCGCGCGGAACTCCTGGCGTGGAACCGGATGGCGGCGGCGGTCTTCGGCGACTGGTCCGAACTGCCGGTGTCCGAGCGGAACTGGGCACGGATGATCTTCCTGAAGCCGGACTACCGCGACCTCTACGTCGACTGGGAGCAGAAGGCGATCGACGTCGTGTGCGCCCTGCGCATGGAGGCCGGCTGCTACCCCGACGATCCGCGGCTGTCGGCGCTGGTCGGCGAGTTGTCGGTCAAGAGCGAGGACTTCCGGCGGCTGTGGGCCACGCACGACGTCAAGGAGAAGAGCCACGGCGTCAAACGGCTCCGCCACCCGCTGGTGGGCGAACTGGCCCTTCAGTACCAGTCGTTCAGACTCGCCGACGACGCCGACCAGTCCATGGTGGCCTACCACGCCGAACGCGACTCCTCCTCGGCGGACGCCCTGCGCCTGCTGGCCAGCTGGGGCGCGGACGCGACCCGCGCGGGGACGACCGGCTGA